The Synechococcus sp. BL107 nucleotide sequence AGCGTCGCCTCGCCCTCGTGGGCAAAGGCCTCACCTTTGATTCCGGTGGATACAACCTCAAGGTGGGTGGCGCTCAGATCGACATGATGAAATTCGATATGGGTGGCAGTGCATCCGTGCTCGGGGCGATGCGTTCGATCGGAGAACTGAAGCCCGCCGGCGTGGAGGTGCACATGGTGGTGGCGTCCTGCGAAAACATGGTGAATGGCTCCGCCGTCCACCCCGGCGACATTGTGACGGCCGCCAATGGCACAACGATTGAGATCAACAACACCGATGCGGAAGGGCGGCTAACCCTGGCCGACGCACTGCTCTACGCCTGCGAGCAGAAGCCTGATGCCGTGGTGGACCTAGCCACCCTGACCGGAGCCTGCGTCGTCGCACTTGGCGATGAAATGGCGGGGTATTGGTCCAACAACGAAGCCCTTGCTGAAGCTCTCGACACAGCCGCCGACGCGGGTGGCGAAGGTCTCTGGCGCATGCCACTGCGCCAGTCCTACAAGAAAGGGCTGAAGTCGCTCCTGGCCGACATGAAAAACACCGGACCCAGACCCGGGGGATCAATCACAGCCGCCTTATTCCTCAAGGAATTCGTGAGCCAAGACACGGCTTGGGCCCACATCGACATTGCTGGGCCCGTCTGGAGCGATAAAGGCAAAGGGGTGAACCCAGCCGGAGCAACTGGCTACGGGGTGCGCACCTTGGTGAACTGGGTGTGCGCCCAAGCATGAACTCGTCACCGATCCGCTGGTACTTGAAGGCACAATTGGGAGTGTTGCTCCTTCCCGTTGGCCTTTGCCTCTTTGGCGAAGCCGTCAGCCGAAAGGTGGTTCAAATGTTGGGGCAGGATGGTGGGCCTTGGTTTTGGTACGGAACCCTCAGCTTGATCTGCATTAATGCAGGCATTGGCCTGATGGTGGAAAGCGGCCTAACCCGTGGGTTCCCAGGACGCAAACGCACTTGATTAGGACGCCTAATTAGGACGCCATGGCGTGAAGGGATCGACCCATACGCTCAGGCACTTCCAAAGCATGGATTTGCCAACGGGCGCGATCTGAGCACGACTCCAAAATTCGATCCAAATCGTCCGAAGCATGCTTCGGGGTTGGATACGGTCCAATGTGACGGGTACCAAGGCCATCCTTAACGGTCAGCAGATACATACATCTCCCTCCTTCCGATCTTGATGGTAAACATGTTTCTCAGGAACGTCGATAGCGGACAACCCGCATCTTCACTGAGAAAACACTGAAAAATTGAGAACTCAATTATTTAATGCCTAGAAAAGGAAAGAGTCTATTTTCTTAAGGATTTCATTCCAATTCGGTAGCTTTTTGCCAACTTCGCCCAGTCCTGGCTTGGGCGCCCCAGACGGCATCCAGGCGGCGATCACGGCCACAACTAAACCGATAAAACGAATACTTCAGGTCGTTGAGCTCGGCGTAATTCTGGTGATATTGCTCCGCAGGCCAAAACGGAGCGGAACCACGAAGTTCCACTTTGATTGCAGAGCGCGGTCGGCCTAGATCTTGAGCGGCAGCCGCCGCACTCATCTCGGCGGCTTTCGCCTGGGCGGCATCAGCGGTGAAAATCACGGGTCGGTAGGAGTCACCGCGATCACAGAATTGACCGCCGCCATCAAAGGGATCCACGTTGCGCCAGTAGCTCCGCAACAACGTGCTGTAAGAGATCACAGCCGGATCGAAGCGCACTTGTACCGCCTCCTGATGGCCTGTGTCTTCTCCGCTCACCTGGCGATAGGTGGGCTGATCCACATGGCCACCGCTATAGCCACTAACCGCATCAATCACCCCAGGCAGGTGTTCCAAATCGTGTTCTAAACACCAGAAACACCCCCCAGCAAAAACCGCCGTTTGTTCAGCCGCCGCAACGGATTGCGGCCCTCCAAACATCAATAGGGCACTAAGGAGTACGCCGATTACTCGAACCATCAGATCACTTGATCAAAGATTGCCTGAGACGCTCTTGCGGTGACGCCAGGCTCCCCCAGCGTGGCGCGAAGACGGCTGTAACCGTGAAGCATCGCTGTCCGTTCCGGACTGCCGTCGTCCAGCAACGGTTGAGCCAACTCCACGAGAGCCTCAGGCGTGAACTCGTCCTGCAGCAATTCTGGAACCAGGCGCTCCTTCAGCAAAAGATTCACCGGAGAAATATGGTCCACCTGGAAGCGCAGCACATGCCTTGCAACGAAGGCGGTAGCTCGGCTTACCCGATAGCCCACCACCTGCGGCACCCCCTGCAAGGCCAACTCCAAGTTCACCGTGCCGGACTTTCCAAGCGCCACATCCGCTGCAGCCGCCAGCTGCTTTTTCACACCATCGGCATCAGCAGCAGGGATCACACGACCGTTCCGCACGCCTGCCGCTGCGAGGGCTTCAGCCAAGGGCTGTTCGAAACGCTCTAAGCCTGCAGGAACCAACACTTGCAGGCCGAGGCAACGCTGCTGAAGCATGGCTGCCGCACGAGCCAGAGCCGGCATCAAATAGCGCAGTTCCTGCGGCCGGGATGCTGGAACCAAGAGCAACACCGGTGCATCAGGATCAAGGCCAAGTGCCCGACGCGATGCCTGCCGCTCCGGCAAGTCTTGAAAACTGTCCAGCAGCGGATGGCCAACCCAAGTGACCTTCGCGCCACGCTCGGCATAAAACTCGGCCTCCGCAGGAAAAATCGCCAGAATCTGATTCGTAAAATCAAGCAATTGGGTGGTGCTGCCATCACCAAAGCGCCAAGCCCATTCCTGGGGAGCGATGTAGTAGGTGATCGGCAACGACGGACGGTGTTTGCGCAACCGAGTGCCTAGCCGGGCATTCGCGCCCACATAGTCGATCAACACCACCGCATCAGGGGGGCGTTGCGCCAACAAGCGATCCACCTTGGCCTGGAGCTGCAAGGTGGGCAAAATCAACGGAACGGCCTCCCACAGACCGATCGCGCCCATCGGAGCGGTGTCGGCAATCAACTCGGCACCAGCCGCCTTCATCCGAGGACCACCGAGGGCCAAGATCTCCAATTCGATTCCCCGACTTAAGGCTTCGGCCTTGAGAGCATGAATCAACAGGCTGCCCTGCAAATCTCCGGACACCTCGCCAGTGCTGATGAGCAGACGCACCATCAGCGATGACTCAATGCAGGAGTCGGCCCACGCCGACCCGGGGCAGTGGACGCCTCAAGGAAGCTGCATAAATGCGCTGCTGCTGGCAAAAGCTCATGGCTGCGAGCCTGCACCAAAGCCTCAGCCATGACGACATCAGAGCGGTAGAGCAAATTCCAGATCTCCTTGAGTTGCTTCAGTTCACGGCCTTCATGCCGATCCGCGAGTCCACTGCGCTGCAAGCCAACCCGATTCAATCCCCGCAAGCGACCTGGGTGACCCTCGACCATCGAATAAGGAGGGATATCGCGAATCACACGGGTCATCCCACCCACCATCGCCAATCCACCGATGTGCACAAATTGATGAATGCCAAGACAACCGCCAATCACCGCACGATCTTCAATCACCACATGTCCTGCCACTTGAATGGCATTCGACATCACGATTCCGTTGCCCAACAAACAGTTGTGGCCGAGATGGCAATAGGCCATCAACAGGTTTCGATCACCCAGACGGGTTTGCTCCCCCTCTTCTGTGGCGCGATTGATCGTGACAAATTCCCGAAGCGTGTTGCCATCACCAATCACCACCTCGGTATTGGCGCCGCGGTATTTCAAATCTTGAGGCTCTTGCCCCAAACAAGCACCAGGGAAAACCCTGTTGTCTTTCCCCAAGGTGACCCGCCCATCCAAGACCACATTGGGCCCAATCCAGGTGTGATCACCGATCACCACCTGCGGACCGATCACAGCACCAGAACTGATCACCACTCCAAGACCGAGCTCGGCCTTGGAATCAACCACCGCTTGGGGATGAATCTGTGGGGTAGACCTTTCCACCGTCATCAGCCTCAGTCCACCAAGGAGAACAACAGCTCGCCGGAGCAAACCAATGCACCCTCAACAGTGGCCTCAGCTTTGATTTTGCCAAAACGCTTGCGTTTCAAGCTCAACAATTCGCATTGAATGATCAGTTGATCTCCAGGCACCACCGGTCGTCGAAACCGGACCCCATCGATGCCTGCAAAAACAAACAATCCCTTGGGCAAATCGGGAATTTGGGCAACGATCAAGCCACCAACTTGGGCCATTGCTTCCACAATCAACACCCCAGGCATCAAAGGACGTTCTGGGAAATGCCCTTGAAATTGGGGCTCATTCATCGTGATGTTTTTGATCGCCGTGGCCGAAACCCCCGGCTCATAGGCAATCACCCGATCAACAAGGGCAAACGGATAGCGGTGCGGCAATAAGCCAGCGATTTGTTCGCTCGTCAGTACGACATCCGATGGCGTGGGATCAGTCACAGGGCAGCAGCGAGATCGGTGTGGAGTCCGTGGGAGCCCCGATAGACGAGGACCTGAGCTTGGGGAAAGCCGACGAGGGCCAGATCTCCAATGAGATCTAAAAGCTTATGGCGCACCGGTTCATCTGGAAAACGAAGCGGCGGGTTCAACCAATGATCACCATCGCAGACCAGGGCATTGTCCAGGGCACCACCCTGAATTAAGCCAGCTGAGCGCAACTGTTCCACTTGATCGCGAAAGCCGAAGGTACGGGCGGGGGCGATTTCTTTCACGAACCGCTCCGGGGTGAGATCCAACGACAACTGCTGCTGCCCAATCGCTCGCTGAGGGAAATCAATAATCCCCACCACTCGGAATGTTGTTGCTGGAATCGCCGTAATCACACTTCCTCCCCGAGAGCGAACCAGCGGTTGAGTGAACGACGGTCTGGGCAGTCGCGGGGTTTTCGCGGGTTGGATTCCAGCCTCCACAATCGCCTCAACCCAGTTCAAGGCCGAACCATCCATCAGGGGAATTTCATCACCCTGAAGCTGGATTTCCGCATGGGTTAAGCCGCACCCGGCCAGGGCTGCCAACAAATGTTCCACAGTGGCCACCTTGCATGGACCCAATTCAAGGGTGGTGCAGAGCTGGCTATCGCGAACCTGGTGGGGAGCTAGGCGAAAGGCTTCGTCATGGCCTTCAACCCTGAGATAGAACCCTGGTTCAACAGATCCCTTGAGTCGAACCACTGAGGAACGGCCGCTGTGGAGGCCAACACCCGAACGCTCAGCTTGTCCGGCAAGTGTCCATGCACCCGAATAATCCTCAGGCCAGTTGGTCACTAAAATTTCCAGCCAATTCCCAGGTTGAAGCGGTAGTCGTCAGTGAAATCTTTCGTGGCCACTTCCAAACGCAATGGCCCGACAGGTGTTTTCACAATCACGCCAGTACCAACAGAAACACCGGAACCGTCTTTATTGAGGAGCAAGCCAGGCTTGCCTTGCACATCTTTTTGGGTGTCAAAGTCTGTGCCGGCATCCATAAACACCTCTCCGGAAAAGATGCTGATCAGCGGAAAGCGGTATTCCAGGGTGATCTCACCAAACGCTTTACCAACGGCTAGGTCGCAGTCGTACCAACCCCGAATTGAATTGGAGCCGCCCAAGCAAAACGCTTCGTAAGGAGGCATATCACCAATCGCCGCACCTGCTTTGACTTGAACACCAATGGCTTGGGGGCAATCAGCAGCTTCACCGGGTTTGGGGCGGCATCCTTTGTGCAGTTTTAGCCAATCCACTGGGAAGAATTGGGTGTAGCTCGTGCGTAGCTTGTTGAATGTCGGAGAATCTTCGTTGAACCCAATAAATTGCTGCGTACTAGCTGTAAAAAAGCTGCCACTCGTAGGATTAGTGGGGTCGTTATAGGAGTTATATGTAGCCGCAAAGCGGAATGAAGTTAAATAATTACTGTCGGCACAATTATATGAAATACAAACAATATCTTTGTTTTTAACTTTTCCGCTGTTTAACTTTCTAGTCGCTACACCATAAGGACGAGAGTCAGCCGAGAAGTTGATTGGCCTAACGTTCTCAAATCCCATACCGACGAGCACGCGCCAGGGAGCATCTTTAAATGGATCGCCACCATTCAGAGGACGTGTAAAGGCGAAATTTCCACCGATCTTACGAAGCGCAATGGAATCACCTTCGTAATTAAACCAACTTTTATTAGGATATTCATCCTCAGCTTTATTAACAGAACCAGGAACTTTGTTGTAATCACTAAAACCGTATTTACGGCCAGTTTCGTAGGCATTACGACTACCATTATCTTCATAATCTTTCAGCGTCCGAATATTTCCATTGTCTTCACTTTGGAAAACCTGAGGAACTTGCTGGCTCAAGAACAACGATCCACGGAATCCAGTGCGATGGTTATCGCCGTAAATCCATGGATCAGTAAAGGTGAGGTTTGACAAACCTCCGTACTGTCCATAGGTCACATTCAAACCAAGGTTCCAGGCTCGACCAAACAGATTGGTGTCTTGAAGCTGGACTTGACCAAAAACACCTTGAGATTGGCTGTATCCCAATCCACCAGACACCTGACCCGTGGATTGCTCAACAATGCCAAGAACAAGAACCACATCACCAGGCTGTTCAGGCACTGGCTTCAGCGTTACTTTGATATCACTGAACAACTGCGTTCCGTACAAACGCTTGATATCTCGTTCAAGCATATTGCGGTTGAAAGCTTCACCCGGCTTGATCGAAACTTCTCGAGTGATCACCCAATCCTTGGTCTTTCCATTGATTGGATTGTCATTCTCATCAACATCATCACCATCCTTGGTGAGGAATTTCACCTCCACATCAGCGACACGACCTTGGGTGAGCTTCAGCGACACCTCCCCATCAGGGCTGACCCGTTCCGGACCCGTGATACGGGCCAATGAGTAGCCCTCGGCGGCAAACCAGTCCTGCAACGTTTTCATCCGCTGCTGGAGATCATTCAGGTTCAACGTGCGCCCAAAGTCAGAAGCGAAGGTCTCCTCCAGAACAGTGGCTGGCAACTCTTCGGAAACGGGATTGAGTTCCACACTTGTGAGCGGTGGGAATGGCTCCACCTGCACGATCACACGCACCCCAAGTGGACCGTTCTCGGGAACGATTCGAACATCGGAGAACCAACCCGTCGCCTGAATGGCGTTGAGGTCGTTCTGAAGTTCATCCCGAGTCACCTGACTGCCAGGACGCACTTGCATGGCGTCATAGGCAGAGAGTTGAAGGCGTTCCTCCTCTGGGTGCCCCACGAGTCCTTCGATCGTGACCTCAGAGATCAGCACCCGTGGCTGCTCCACCTCGACCATTTCGGCATTGGTCTCGTCAGGAGCTGGTTCACCACCAACTTCTGAGGTCTGAGCCTGAACTGGCTGACTGAGTAACGGAACACCCAGAACGAGACTCAAGACTCCGCGACGGATAGCAACCGAGGAACGGCGAGTACGTCGGGTCATCGAAGTGGTATGAGGGCCGAAGCCACAAAAATGTCCGCTGACCTTACAGGCAGTTGCTTGGGTTGGGACATTGGGATTGGACCCGTTTGAAGACCTCCCCGTAGGCCTCCATCACACCGCCCAAATCCTTACGGAATCGATCTTTATCCAAAATCCGATCATTCGCATTGGTACTTCGGCGGTCCCAAAGTCGGCAGGTGTCTGGGCTGATCTCATCAGCCAGCAATAATTCTCCCGCCGATGTCACCCCAAATTCGAGCTTGAAATCAACCAATTGAAGATCGATAGCAGCAAAAAATGGGCAGAGAATCTCATTCACACGACGGGCCAGTTGTTCAATTGCTGACAGACGGTCCGCCTGCACCACCCCCAACAACTGCACCCTGGCCTCGGTCAGAAGCGGATCTCCCAGTGCATCGTCTTTGTAATAGAGATCGAATAAGGCGGGATCCAGAGCTGTTCCCTCAGCGATCGGCGTCTGTCGGCAGAGGGAACCCGTCGCGACGTTGCGCAAAACCACTTCAAGCGGAATGATCTCAACCCGCCGCACTTGCATCCACGTGTCATCGACCAATCCGCAGTAATGCGTGGGCACATTGTGCTGCTCAAGCAACTCGAATAAACGGGCGGAGATCTGACAATTCAGACGGCCCTTATCGTCTAATTGAGCCTTTTTCTGAGCATTGAAGGCCGTCGCATCGTTTTTAAATTCCACCAATACGCGATCGGTGTCTGCCGCAGCGAATACACGCTTGGCCTTGCCTTCGTATAAAAGCGGTCCGTGATCCGGCGTCATAGCGACGGTGCTGTCATTGGTTCTCCTACCGCAGCATGGCCTCCCGGCTCCCGCGGAGAGCGGAGAGACGGTGGCGGCGTGCTCTCCGGATTGAGCTGCAACTGGGTGTAGGCATCATCCAAACGAGCCGCCAACCGTTCAATCCTTCGGCGCGGCCGTTCACCATCGCCACCAGCGGCTAGCTGCAACCGCAACTGCAACTGCAATAACTCCATCGCCAAGCCCCAGGCCTGGACCGATGCCGCCTCATCAAGAGCGACTTCCAAGAGCTGATCAGCTTGTTCAGGATCGGTCGCGGCAAGCCATTCAGCCGCTTGCCCCCGTCGTCGAGCCCCTGCAGCCCCCTGAAAATCCCCTTGAAGAAGAACCAGTGCAGCAGATTGGGGGCGTCCCTGCGACGCTTCATGCTCAGCCAAGGTGTCAAGGCCATTGCGGGGGCCCGCCAACGTGATGTCGTCGAGGGCAGCCACGTTTCCGTCGACAAGGCGCCGCAGCGCTAAGGCCGCCTGCCGATGATCCAAGGCAGCTGAAGCCGCCTGCCAGCGGAGCATCAACCAGCGACGACGCTCATCACCACGAGCTGGACTGAGGCGGTTCAGCACCAGGGCAGTTCCTTCCGGGGCACCACAGGTCAACAGGGCGCCTGCATTGCGCATCGTCAGATCAAAACTCGCTGGAACTGGGTGGATGGCCAGCAAACGATCACGCAGCTGTTGCTTGCGCAGCTTTGTTCCCGCCGCCATGGGATCAAGACAAGCCTGCTCCATGGTGGTGATGGTTCCACTCACCAACAGTTCTTGAAAACGCGCATCGCTCCATGGCTGGGGCGATGCTGTGGGGGTCACGGCACTTAACAGCGTTAAGACCAGAGGAAGAGGGACGATCCCCATGGAAGGCTGCGTTCTACAAAGGAAACCTAAGGGGCTCGCCCCATTCCTTCCGCGGACATGGCCATCTCATCAACCCGTCCCCAAGCTCTGCCACCGCTGCGGCGAGTCCTCATCGTCGGCGGCGGCGGCCGAGAGCAAGCACTGGCTTGGGCTTTGAGCCGCAACGAAGAGATCACAACGGTGTGGATTGCACCTGGGAATGGTGGTCCTGAGGGTCACGCCATCGACATCGCCGAAACCGACAGCGAGGCGCTTGTGGCCTTTTGTCGCCAAAAAGATGTCGACTTGGTCGTGGTGGGACCGGAAGCACCCCTCGCGGCCGGAGTCGCTGATGCGCTGCGCTCCGCCGACATCGCCGTCTTCGGACCGGACGCTGCAGGTGCCCAGCTCGAAGCCAGTAAGGCCTGGGCCAAACAGTTGATGCACGAGGCCGCTGTTCCCACGGCTGGGCACTGGTCAGTTCACAGCGAAGACGAGGCCTTGGCCGTTTTGCACGAGCTCAAACGTCCTTTGGTCGTGAAAGCCGACGGTTTAGCAGCGGGCAAAGGGGTCACGGTGGCCGAAACTGTGGCCGAAGCAGAAGCCGCCATTCAAGAGGCCTTCCAAGGGCGTTTTGGTGCGGCTGGATCCCAGCTCGTGCTGGAGGAACGACTCGAAGGCCCTGAGGTTTCGGTGTTCGCTCTCTGTGATGGCGAACGCATGGTTCTCCTTCCCCCAGCCCAAGACCACAAACGGCTTCAAGACGGCGATCAGGGACCCAACACCGGAGGGATGGGCGCTTATGCCCCAGCCCCACTTCTTGATCAAGACGCACTTCTCGAGGTTGAAGCCTTGGTGCTTCAACCCATCCTGAAAGCCTTGAGAAACCGCGGTATCGACTACCGCGGCGTGATTTACGCCGGTTTGATGCTCACGGCAAGCGGACCGCAGGTGATCGAATTCAACTGCCGCTTCGGCGATCCCGAATGCCAAACCTTGATGCCCTTACTGGGTCCCGAAGTGGGTGCTGTGCTGCAGGCCTGTGCGCTGGGCCGCTTGGATCTCGCCCCAACACTGACCATTTCAACGCGTTGCAGCGCCTGCGTTGTCGCTGCAGCAGAGGGCTATCCCAACGCACCCCGCAAGGGTGATGCCATCCATTCCACCCATCAAACCGACGACACCCATCAGCTATTCCACGCGGGTACCGAGCGGCAGCCAGACGGGAGTCTCACCACGTCCGGAGGCCGAGTGCTCGCTGTCGTGGCCCAGGGAGATGATTTTATTGCCGCCTTTGCCGCTGCGTATTCCGGCATGGCTGGTATCAACTTCCCTGGAATCACTTACCGTCGCGATATCGGGCATCAGGTGCGCTCAATCCAATGAGCAGCGAGAGCGGAGCAGTTATCGCCGATTGGGCTTTACCTCCAAACGGTGGTCCCCCCACCGACGACA carries:
- the fabZ gene encoding 3-hydroxyacyl-ACP dehydratase FabZ, giving the protein MTDPTPSDVVLTSEQIAGLLPHRYPFALVDRVIAYEPGVSATAIKNITMNEPQFQGHFPERPLMPGVLIVEAMAQVGGLIVAQIPDLPKGLFVFAGIDGVRFRRPVVPGDQLIIQCELLSLKRKRFGKIKAEATVEGALVCSGELLFSLVD
- the purD gene encoding phosphoribosylamine--glycine ligase; this encodes MAISSTRPQALPPLRRVLIVGGGGREQALAWALSRNEEITTVWIAPGNGGPEGHAIDIAETDSEALVAFCRQKDVDLVVVGPEAPLAAGVADALRSADIAVFGPDAAGAQLEASKAWAKQLMHEAAVPTAGHWSVHSEDEALAVLHELKRPLVVKADGLAAGKGVTVAETVAEAEAAIQEAFQGRFGAAGSQLVLEERLEGPEVSVFALCDGERMVLLPPAQDHKRLQDGDQGPNTGGMGAYAPAPLLDQDALLEVEALVLQPILKALRNRGIDYRGVIYAGLMLTASGPQVIEFNCRFGDPECQTLMPLLGPEVGAVLQACALGRLDLAPTLTISTRCSACVVAAAEGYPNAPRKGDAIHSTHQTDDTHQLFHAGTERQPDGSLTTSGGRVLAVVAQGDDFIAAFAAAYSGMAGINFPGITYRRDIGHQVRSIQ
- the msrA gene encoding peptide-methionine (S)-S-oxide reductase MsrA; the protein is MVRVIGVLLSALLMFGGPQSVAAAEQTAVFAGGCFWCLEHDLEHLPGVIDAVSGYSGGHVDQPTYRQVSGEDTGHQEAVQVRFDPAVISYSTLLRSYWRNVDPFDGGGQFCDRGDSYRPVIFTADAAQAKAAEMSAAAAAQDLGRPRSAIKVELRGSAPFWPAEQYHQNYAELNDLKYSFYRFSCGRDRRLDAVWGAQARTGRSWQKATELE
- the purC gene encoding phosphoribosylaminoimidazolesuccinocarboxamide synthase, giving the protein MTPDHGPLLYEGKAKRVFAAADTDRVLVEFKNDATAFNAQKKAQLDDKGRLNCQISARLFELLEQHNVPTHYCGLVDDTWMQVRRVEIIPLEVVLRNVATGSLCRQTPIAEGTALDPALFDLYYKDDALGDPLLTEARVQLLGVVQADRLSAIEQLARRVNEILCPFFAAIDLQLVDFKLEFGVTSAGELLLADEISPDTCRLWDRRSTNANDRILDKDRFRKDLGGVMEAYGEVFKRVQSQCPNPSNCL
- a CDS encoding BamA/TamA family outer membrane protein, yielding MTRRTRRSSVAIRRGVLSLVLGVPLLSQPVQAQTSEVGGEPAPDETNAEMVEVEQPRVLISEVTIEGLVGHPEEERLQLSAYDAMQVRPGSQVTRDELQNDLNAIQATGWFSDVRIVPENGPLGVRVIVQVEPFPPLTSVELNPVSEELPATVLEETFASDFGRTLNLNDLQQRMKTLQDWFAAEGYSLARITGPERVSPDGEVSLKLTQGRVADVEVKFLTKDGDDVDENDNPINGKTKDWVITREVSIKPGEAFNRNMLERDIKRLYGTQLFSDIKVTLKPVPEQPGDVVLVLGIVEQSTGQVSGGLGYSQSQGVFGQVQLQDTNLFGRAWNLGLNVTYGQYGGLSNLTFTDPWIYGDNHRTGFRGSLFLSQQVPQVFQSEDNGNIRTLKDYEDNGSRNAYETGRKYGFSDYNKVPGSVNKAEDEYPNKSWFNYEGDSIALRKIGGNFAFTRPLNGGDPFKDAPWRVLVGMGFENVRPINFSADSRPYGVATRKLNSGKVKNKDIVCISYNCADSNYLTSFRFAATYNSYNDPTNPTSGSFFTASTQQFIGFNEDSPTFNKLRTSYTQFFPVDWLKLHKGCRPKPGEAADCPQAIGVQVKAGAAIGDMPPYEAFCLGGSNSIRGWYDCDLAVGKAFGEITLEYRFPLISIFSGEVFMDAGTDFDTQKDVQGKPGLLLNKDGSGVSVGTGVIVKTPVGPLRLEVATKDFTDDYRFNLGIGWKF
- the lpxC gene encoding UDP-3-O-acyl-N-acetylglucosamine deacetylase, whose amino-acid sequence is MTNWPEDYSGAWTLAGQAERSGVGLHSGRSSVVRLKGSVEPGFYLRVEGHDEAFRLAPHQVRDSQLCTTLELGPCKVATVEHLLAALAGCGLTHAEIQLQGDEIPLMDGSALNWVEAIVEAGIQPAKTPRLPRPSFTQPLVRSRGGSVITAIPATTFRVVGIIDFPQRAIGQQQLSLDLTPERFVKEIAPARTFGFRDQVEQLRSAGLIQGGALDNALVCDGDHWLNPPLRFPDEPVRHKLLDLIGDLALVGFPQAQVLVYRGSHGLHTDLAAAL
- the lpxA gene encoding acyl-ACP--UDP-N-acetylglucosamine O-acyltransferase; translation: MTVERSTPQIHPQAVVDSKAELGLGVVISSGAVIGPQVVIGDHTWIGPNVVLDGRVTLGKDNRVFPGACLGQEPQDLKYRGANTEVVIGDGNTLREFVTINRATEEGEQTRLGDRNLLMAYCHLGHNCLLGNGIVMSNAIQVAGHVVIEDRAVIGGCLGIHQFVHIGGLAMVGGMTRVIRDIPPYSMVEGHPGRLRGLNRVGLQRSGLADRHEGRELKQLKEIWNLLYRSDVVMAEALVQARSHELLPAAAHLCSFLEASTAPGRRGPTPALSHR
- the lpxB gene encoding lipid-A-disaccharide synthase, with the protein product MVRLLISTGEVSGDLQGSLLIHALKAEALSRGIELEILALGGPRMKAAGAELIADTAPMGAIGLWEAVPLILPTLQLQAKVDRLLAQRPPDAVVLIDYVGANARLGTRLRKHRPSLPITYYIAPQEWAWRFGDGSTTQLLDFTNQILAIFPAEAEFYAERGAKVTWVGHPLLDSFQDLPERQASRRALGLDPDAPVLLLVPASRPQELRYLMPALARAAAMLQQRCLGLQVLVPAGLERFEQPLAEALAAAGVRNGRVIPAADADGVKKQLAAAADVALGKSGTVNLELALQGVPQVVGYRVSRATAFVARHVLRFQVDHISPVNLLLKERLVPELLQDEFTPEALVELAQPLLDDGSPERTAMLHGYSRLRATLGEPGVTARASQAIFDQVI